One part of the Deinococcus psychrotolerans genome encodes these proteins:
- the sppA gene encoding signal peptide peptidase SppA encodes MIQISKLEAISSALYGTPWAITEAGLNLMTGIIEAHIAGVRLSDEEKQIRAASQGYGSGAEAPQPQVALMNLHGVILSRASADMTMSGYTDPQRFAANMRRAADDPNVSRIVLSIDSPGGSVSGTRAAGDAVAYAASKKEVIAVADDMAASAAYWIGAQATRFIADPGATVGSIGVIMALRDTSEKNAKDGVQTHVLRSGPEKALGQPGEAITDATKAHYAEQLATFHDQFVQAVAAGRGMPLSQAQTLATGRTWIGQAAVEVGLADEVGTVQQALAGAFSAQPDTQRLAAQSPTRLSAAVEKSGGAPVPPEVLAMLGLSADATTEQIQAAIDIQRKTAASTERTNMLAALGLSEEPGKPANLSALAAQAKDGALYREAQLDRLHALTITNEGNDEAGVQAADDAREVYAGQSLERISGQITRLEARRDTLPGGQQSKAPANAAAKSTQKLNLSAFGLGGKR; translated from the coding sequence GTGATCCAAATCAGCAAGCTTGAAGCCATTAGCAGCGCCCTGTACGGCACGCCGTGGGCCATCACTGAAGCCGGACTGAACCTGATGACCGGCATCATCGAAGCGCACATCGCGGGCGTGCGGCTCTCGGATGAAGAAAAGCAGATCCGCGCCGCCAGCCAGGGCTACGGTTCCGGTGCAGAAGCTCCCCAGCCGCAAGTCGCGCTGATGAACCTGCACGGCGTCATTCTGAGCCGGGCCAGCGCCGACATGACCATGAGCGGCTACACCGACCCGCAGCGCTTCGCTGCCAACATGCGCCGCGCCGCTGACGATCCGAACGTTTCGCGCATCGTACTGAGCATCGACAGCCCCGGCGGTTCGGTCTCCGGTACTCGCGCAGCTGGTGACGCCGTGGCCTACGCCGCGAGCAAGAAGGAAGTCATCGCCGTCGCGGATGACATGGCCGCCAGTGCCGCTTACTGGATCGGCGCTCAGGCCACCCGCTTCATCGCCGACCCCGGCGCGACGGTCGGCAGCATCGGCGTGATCATGGCGCTCAGGGACACCAGCGAGAAGAACGCCAAGGACGGCGTTCAGACCCACGTGCTCCGGAGCGGACCCGAGAAAGCCCTCGGGCAGCCCGGCGAGGCGATCACCGACGCCACCAAAGCCCACTACGCCGAGCAGCTCGCCACCTTCCACGACCAGTTCGTGCAGGCCGTGGCTGCCGGACGTGGGATGCCTCTCTCGCAGGCGCAGACCCTCGCCACGGGCCGGACCTGGATTGGTCAGGCTGCTGTGGAGGTGGGTCTGGCCGATGAGGTGGGCACGGTGCAGCAAGCCCTCGCCGGGGCGTTCAGTGCCCAGCCGGATACTCAGCGGCTCGCCGCCCAATCGCCTACCCGCCTGAGCGCAGCGGTAGAGAAATCAGGAGGTGCCCCCGTGCCCCCAGAAGTCCTTGCCATGCTCGGCCTGAGCGCCGACGCGACCACCGAACAGATTCAGGCCGCCATCGACATCCAGCGCAAAACCGCTGCCTCTACCGAGCGCACCAACATGCTCGCCGCGCTGGGCCTCAGCGAAGAACCCGGCAAGCCCGCCAACCTCAGCGCCCTGGCTGCCCAGGCCAAAGACGGCGCTCTCTACCGCGAGGCGCAGCTTGACCGCTTGCACGCGCTGACCATCACCAACGAAGGCAACGACGAAGCCGGTGTCCAGGCTGCCGACGATGCCCGCGAGGTCTACGCCGGTCAGTCTCTGGAGCGCATCAGCGGCCAGATCACCCGTCTCGAAGCCCGCCGCGACACCCTCCCCGGTGGGCAGCAGAGCAAAGCGCCCGCCAACGCCGCCGCCAAGTCCACTCAGAAGCTCAATCTCAGCGCCTTCGGGCTTGGAGGCAAACGATGA